In Cryptomeria japonica chromosome 5, Sugi_1.0, whole genome shotgun sequence, the genomic window taAAGGATAGAAGAATTGTGTCAAAATGTTGTCGTTACCGCTGCCCTGGTTGACATGTATGCCAAAAGTGGAAGCGTAGACACAGCACATGATCTGTTTGAGAAAATGCCTCAAACAAATGTGGTCACTTGGAATGCTATGATTGAAGGATATGTACTCCATAGATTTGTTGAaatggctttagaaactttcatggAAATGCAATTGGCAGATGTAGAGCGAAATTCCACAATCTTTCCAAGCATCCTCCATGCTTTTGCCAAAAAGGGAGCCTTGAAACAAGGCATGAACATCTATCAAAGCACAAAGGATTGTAGAATTTCGTCAGatgatgtagttgcaactgccctggttgACATGTATGCCAAAATGGGAGTTCGACAATAGAGCTttgatatccatcaaagcataatggttgGGGGAATGTTTTCGTAGACATATATGTTAAATGTGGATGTGTTTGCTTGGTGGCTTTAGAGCACATAATAttaaaaatagataataaatattttaaaagtttTAGATCATGAACAATACAAGTCTTTGTAATATTGGAAAACATTATACCATTACAAATCATGTAAATTACATACTTCGATTTAGAAGAATGATCATTTTAAAAGAATGACAAACAATAGTCATTAAAAAATTGCTCAAATAAAGTGAAAAACTTGTAATCGTTGAATTATttaaaaaatgaatatttattttcaTTCATACTAGATAATCACTATAATCTATTTGTAAGTATTTTGGTggattgtttaatttatatttagtttaactttaataaattaaataatagtatatttaattttaacaaatttgataaattcatgtaAGTACCttataattttcattaattttatttaCCAACTTAGATTTTATAGGAATATTTTTAAGTTTAATTGGAATTGGATATGTAAGTTTGATTAAAAAATTGATAtgatttatatataatattataatgtcttaaaaataataatagaaatgtTATTCTAATGTCTAAAAAATATAATTAGTGATTGTTAAATTATTTTATAgtcatatttaattaatcaaattcgTCTTGGAATTGGAGGTTCCCTATGAGAATGTGATATTGCAATAGTTGTTATTTTTTAGGGTTGCAT contains:
- the LOC131875807 gene encoding pentatricopeptide repeat-containing protein At1g31430-like, with the translated sequence MYAKSGSVDTAHDLFEKMPQTNVVTWNAMIEGYVLHRFVEMALETFMEMQLADVERNSTIFPSILHAFAKKGALKQGMNIYQSTKDCRISSDDVVATALVDMYAKMGVRQ